The Chryseobacterium glaciei DNA window GAAAGGGAATTGACGATGATGATTTTGGTGGATATTTCTGCTTCAATGGATTACGGAACGAAAACTCAGCTGAAAAGAGAATATGTTGCAGAAATTGCAGCAAGTTTAGGCTTTTCAGCGGCGGGAAATAATGATAAAGTTGGTCTGATTCTATTTGCGGATAAAGTGTATAAAGTAATTCCACCACAAAAGGGGAGAAAACATATTTTGTCAATCATCAGTAATATTTTAACTGCAGATTATGTTCCGGCAGTTTCCAAAATTGATAAAGCAATGGAATATATGATGGGAATTTTCAAGAGAAAATCTTTGGTTTTCCTATTTTCAGATTTTGAAGATGAATATGATTCTAAAATGCTTCGCGTCGCTTCAAAAAAACACCACCTGCTTGGAATGAGAATTTATGATGAAAAAGATAATGAAATTCCTGATGTAGGATATGCGTTGTTATACGATGCTGAAACAGGAAAACAGGTTTGGGCAAATACTTCAAGTGCAAGATGGAGATATACTTTTGCAGAGGCTCAGAAACAAAAAGTAAGAGCGTTGGAAGACGATTTTGCTAACAGTTCGGCCAGTTTTATGAATGTAAATACAGGTGCGGATTATTCAAAATTATTGTACAGTTATTTTCAAAAGAAATAATTACATCAATAGGAACGGGTATGTCATCCTGAGCGGAGTCGAAGGAAGCCCGTTCAATTAAATTTAAAAAAAATCAATTGGCTTTAGCCAAAATTTATCAATAAAAGTTGAAAAGAATACTATTTATACTATGTTTTTTAATCTGTGCAAACGCTTTTTCACAGATACTTTCTTCCAATCTTGAGAAGAAAACGCTTGCTTTGGGTGAAGTCAATCATTTGATTATAAAAATTGACAATCTTAGCGGAAAACCGGTTACTGCTGCCGCTAAAAACGAGCTGTTACCTTTTCATTTTGAAGAAGTAAAAGACAGCATCGGTCAGAATCAAAATTTATACGAAAGAAAGATTGAGTTTGCCGTTTATGAAGAAGGAAAGTTCACTATTCCTGAATTGGAATTTAAAGTTGGAAACCAAGTTTTAAAAACAATTCCTTACGAGATTGATGTCATGAATACTGCCCAAAAAGCAGATCAGA harbors:
- a CDS encoding DUF58 domain-containing protein, translating into MQIKDIVKKVKQIEIRTRRKTEATLMGQYHSAFKGQGMTFSEVRPYQFGDEIRRIDWNKTARFREPFVKVMEEERELTMMILVDISASMDYGTKTQLKREYVAEIAASLGFSAAGNNDKVGLILFADKVYKVIPPQKGRKHILSIISNILTADYVPAVSKIDKAMEYMMGIFKRKSLVFLFSDFEDEYDSKMLRVASKKHHLLGMRIYDEKDNEIPDVGYALLYDAETGKQVWANTSSARWRYTFAEAQKQKVRALEDDFANSSASFMNVNTGADYSKLLYSYFQKK